A window of Quercus robur chromosome 12, dhQueRobu3.1, whole genome shotgun sequence genomic DNA:
GAATACTTAAACAACACTTGTTTTGAATCACTTACCAAACACATAGTTCAGCATGGGGCCCACCTGTTTGGGTGTTTAAATATCAAACAACGTTGCTGAAGTATGTGTACGTGTACCAAACAGGGCCTTAACCTTCACTTCCTTATTGTTAAAGGCCACCCCATTTCTTAGCTTCCATATAAATTCCATGATCCACACAACCATCAAAAGTATACTgcaatttatcaatttttgcCTACAAATTGCTAGAGGGTAGATGTACACTCCTCACAAAATCAAAACTACTGCCAGAATCAATGGATTCAACATGAAAACACCAAAGGGTGCGGTACCAAGATGCTATGGTAATTACACAGTTTAGAAACAAATTCAGACAAGATTCTTCGTGCAATTTACACATGTAAGGGCATTTAGCATTATCATCACCTTTGAATGGAAGATATTCTCTTATCCTATACAAGAAGTAAGTAGGATATCATTAGCCATATGCCGTAATAACAATTTAAGCATTTCATGAGGGTGTAGTTTTCAAATTGTACCCCATCAAATCCCTTCCATTACTATTAAAGTTGTGCTGCTACTACTTTAGTAAAGCACCTTAAATTAACTACAAAAGTGCTGTCCCCAACTCCTAGCCCTTATTTGAATTACTGGACATCtttaatagtttttatattGTTATGAATTCTTCTAATCAAGGTCTCTCTTGCCTTACGCGAGTTAGGTGACAGCCTAAAGCCCCCAAATTGAGGCAAGCCCCAAATATTAACCAATTAGTTTAGTTCTTTGATTCCcagataaatatataaataataataataattctgtAAAATGTATTAATTTAACCCCCAAATTTTAGTCTATAGATAAGGGAGAAGAAGTCAAAGAATAAACAATTAGAAAAGAAGGCCTCAATGTAGGAATAATCAAATTATACCCGAATATTAACATAGATAaaacaaagttataaaaaagaaaaaacagaaaagatTTCTCTTTGTGATCCAAATCTTTCAGAagcaaatctctctctctctaacaacaaaacagaacaaaaaatcatagaaattaaaaattaaaaaaaaaactcaaaccatATTTTTTTGTACACATCGACAGGAAAAAATTGCTTTGTATTTGCTGTTGCTGATTTTGGCTACGCGTTAGACTCCTCCGTTCCAGGTTtgccttgaaattttttttctagatcTGTGTTTTTCTACTTTGCTTTAAACTAgtttgataatttgattgttCATTTGTTTGAAGTGCTGGTGTTGCTCTGCTGCGCTTCTGCTCTATGTCTttactttttgtcatttttagaAACTTAAGTCCTTAAGTCCATTGAAAAAGTCTAgaccacaaaattttttataactttttgttaCAACTGTGATCAGCGATGATTGACAAAGAAGAAATAGTAGGTTTATGTATAAGTAATAGTTAACTATTCACAGTTTGCTAAGtcaaaattgtgacaaaattattgtgaaataatttgtggTTATAATTAGTTCTTTATATGATGGAACGTGTAATGAAATGTGCTATTCACACGGACCCCACAATTTGTGGCCGGTgatatgtattttattattgtaataTACTAAttgttgaccaaaaaaaaaaaaaaaagttttgtgaaAAGGAAAGTATTAAATAAAGTGTTGTTCCttttaattgtattgtattgtttaATCCAAATGTCCAATTTATTGAGTGAtgtaatgaaaaagaaaggttaAGTAGATTAGGCATattatttattgaaagagaaatgttagaggaatttgaatataaaaatttaattagtaattttaaatcataaaaagcAAGAAGAATAAATTAGaagtaacaaaaatatttaagtaatatttaaatatataaaatgtcttattttaattttcttcttaagCCCCAAAATCCGTAGAACCGCCCCTCCTTCTAATCACAAATCACAGATTACGATCTCCTTCAACCATAAAACTCTAGATTTTTGCCTTCATGTGATCTCATTTTTTAGCATCCATTCCTTTAGTTTAGTTCAACATCTCCAGCTGATTCCGTTACTGAGTTTTGCTTTGTAGGCTCTTTGGCTTGAACCTATTCTAATTCTCCCAATCCTAATTGAAAACATCAACATTATTGTAATCTCTGATCCAAGCTGCTTGGCGTCTAAAAAAAACTCTTAGATAAGcataaaaacaaacataaaaatagaTTAGTCATTATTGTCAagatctttgttttttttctgggttggtgTGAAATGAAATGAGAGTGAAGTTTAATCCTGCTTGATCATGACAATTAATCATCCTGAAAGTTTGATAAGGacgagaaaattaaaaaaaaaagtacatagataAAAACAATGATACATCCACATCATAACCACCCCTTTTACTCTACTCTGAGCCACACGCTATGGATGAGTAATGTCGTTTACGAATTAATTCTAAATCatgtcaagatttttcttaATGGCATTCCTATTTCAACTTACGCCATGGAGGCACATACACAGTTAATTAAGACCATGTCGATGTCGGTCCACTAATTTTGACATCTTTCCTATCAAGACAATTTCGTTTGTATGGCTAGCGCTCCTACCTACTAATTTTGAAACTGAGAttcccaataataataataataataataataataataatatgtatcTAAAACTTATGTAGATTGGCTTAGCATTTCGTTATACcaattatctttattaatatTGGCCCACATGAAGTTACGGATTGTATTTTAGTAGATAGGAGGAAGGTGTGTAACTGAAACTTCTGTAGATTGGCCTACATGAAGTTACGGATTGTATTTTAGTAGATACGAGGAAGGTGCATAGTTTAGCAACGATAATTAGCTCCATTAAGACTttagtagtatatatatatatgatattatcCATTCGTCATGTAATGTGGGGTTGATGAGTTTACAGcaaaaattatctttattttttattcatttttttttatagttatatTCTTATTCTTAATAGTGATATTTATGTTATAGAAAAATTTTGTGAGAGTAGTgagataattttattaaattgaagATGGTCAATCTAATTTTGGTGTATCAATGATCGATTCAAAGGGACTGATTGATGTTGAAGTTAACTATATGACATGGGGACTAAAATAGACCGTGGGTAATTCGTCACAAGGTGGATTAAGTCTTCAGGATTCTTTAAGTAAGTATATAGTTCTCTCATCTCACAAATCGTGGGAAATTATTCATCATTATAAGGAATACCGAAATCACATATTAATTGAGACTTTTATGGTCTTGAATAAGATAATTAAAACAGGGACTTTAATATGGACCATATGAATACCATTAGTCTAACTAGGTGTAATCTAGAATGATGCTTGTTTAATATAATAGATTCCGTAGTGCTCCAGTAAAAAAGCACGAAATCAAATATGTATTTGGCTCCTTTTGAACTGGAAAAATATCTGAATGacttttatatcatttttgcTAGACAGCTTGAAAAGTTGTCCTCCAAATTGCAATTTGGACTGATACTAATCAGTGCTTTCGCATTATGGcagtctttaattttttttattgttaatgtAGTTATAATCATAATCACATGGCATTACATACAATAAACCAATCCCGAGCTGAGTTCTAAAATATCATATAAAGctaatctaaaatatctcataATTAAGTacattttaaaagttaaaaccatgGGCGCTTGATGGGACCTGGGGTTTGTCCAAAGTTGCTATAATTCAACTTGATAAAAGCAACCCAACTTAAAAACCTTGTAAAACTTAGcttaattaaacaataaaatttttttatcaatttttttaaatttttttaataagtaaaaaacaaatatagagCTTTAATAAACAAACGTCTTTGTCCAATTCACAttgtgacatttttttattatgatgcTACGTACATATTTGTAAATTCAACTCCACCTTCACAGTTGCAAAATGCTTTCCGAGAAAAACTAAGGGAAAGAACATTGACCCAGATCACACAAAAGTTTCACCAATTCACAATTTCATAGTAATTCACTACATGCCAAACCATGAACATAGGACTACCAGATGTTTCATGGAGATGAATTTGGGACCTACGCTTTCCACGCGTGTCAATCTCCTTAGTTTGCATGGCACCTCTCACCGCTCTAGTTCCCTCTTTTTTATAGTTTCCTCTCCTCCCAGCTTTCTTGCCTTACCTGCTTTcatttcctctctcactctctctgccCATAGATTTTTCTAAACTAGTTCATTTCCATGACGGTGCGTCACTCTGTGTGTCTCATGAGCCCTCCTACTCTGTTGATATTGGTATTACTGGGCTTTGAAGTTATAGGAGGTGGCAGAGCTTCAAGGCTGAACCGATGGGAGTCAGGGATTCGAATGCCCACAGAGAAGGATGATGCAGAAGATGTTGATGGAGAAGTTGGCACTAGATGGGCTGTTCTTGTTGCTGGCTCATCCGGTTATGGAAATTACAGGCACCaggtgtttttctttttctcttttggttggTTGTACAAGATATAACATGGTCAATTTTAGTATAACAGATGAAATTATTTTGGGTTACCATGAGCTATTTGTTTGTAATGTAGTTTTGATatggtttattaatttttatatttagttattgaggtgttatatatttttgagttcATGTACAGGCGGATATATGTCATGCGTATCAGTTGCTAAAGAAAGATGGGCTGAAGGAGGAAAACATAGTGGTTTTTATGTATGATGATATAGCAAACAACGAGTTCAATCCAAGGCCTGGGATTATCATCAATCATCCACAAGGTTCTGATGTGTATGCAGGAGTGCCTAAGGtaccttttaattttctttcgaTTGATAACATGGATATAGAATATTCTTTGCCATATAGGATCATGgtattaatgtaaaaaaatgcAAGTGGTAGGTCACTCAATTAATATAAGTGGTAGGACACCTCTTGCTAATCATGTCTCCCCTGATATGAGTTTCAATGATCAACTTCATCAATGAAGTCTTGCACATGAAGTTAGTACCATTTCCTAATACTTGACCACCTTTAAAGTGACAATGAAAGGACTTCCTATCTGATTGTGTGTAATATTTTAGGGTGACTTCAATTGAGGAGTTGATATAGCAAGATGCCATATgttattttaattcttaaattattttattttgcatgTTCTCAAGCTGAGGTTTCAACTTACATTTGTATActtaatattattttgaatttgttactatggtgtgtgtgtatatatatatatatgttttttttggtaaagaaaatgaaatattgaaGGAGAGAGGTTGGCGTCTCCTACGCTTTGGGCCAAACACAAAGGCCTGCCCACTCTCCTTAGATAAAGAGTCTTaccttgaatgaagtttggaACCCACTTCAACACTTGGGCCAAACACAAAGGCCTGCCCACCCTAGTTAGATAAAGAGTCTTaccttgaatgaagtttggaACCCAATTCAACAGACAGTGCAAGTTAACTTGTGGTTGAGTTTGCATCTAAACTCTGAACTCAATTATAGGTCACGGAAATAGTATTAGAGATATACTATGCACATTTGTGTTTTTGCACTCCCTTCGGTGTTTGTGGGAAATAGTATTAGAGATATACTATGCACATCTGTGTTTTTGTGCTCCCTTGGGTGTTTGTTTGTGCCCGCAGAAAGCCTCAAAGTCATCCTTCCTTCCCTAATCATATTAGCACCATACTTTTGTGCAACCAGCCTTGTTAAGACTCCTACTTTATATGCAACCAGCCTTGTTAAGACTCCTTGTTAGAGATAATTAGGCCAATAGTATGGGCTTAAGTCCAATCCTACTTTGTATGCAAGTCAAGACTCCTATTTGTACTATAAGTCTATTAACCATAGCCATAGTTAGTATATGGTTAGTCTAAGATTTAACCTACTATATATACTAATGttgggttcattgtaacacaaaatttgtgtttcactcttataataaagatgtagcccttaagagATTTTCTgtatctattttagcataattaacatggtattagagccaaaTTTCGTTCTTGACTTCTAGCAAAATTCACCTCTGTTCGCCCCCCAAACCCAACATGGGTATAAATAGTAGACTAAATCCTAGACTAACCATATACTAACCATGGTTAATAGACTTGTAGTACAAGTAGGTGACTTTGTCTCTTGCACAAAGTAGGATTGGGGTAATAATCTCTAACAATCCTAAAACAGCCTTATTTTTAAGGTGATGTAGTGCTTTTGCTATGAACTTGTATAATTGGACTGATGACACTTTGTGGGTTAATCTTAACAGGATTACACTGGTGAGCAAGTCACTGCAGAAAATCTTTATGCAGTACTTCTAGGCAACAAGAACAGGGTGAAAGGTGGAAGTGGGAAGGTTGTGGATAGCAAACCCAATGACAGGATCTTTGTATACTACTCTGATCATGGAGGCCCTGGCGTTCTAGGTGAGTTTAaaacaaccttttttttcccctccgcAAGAGGTTTAACATAACTTTAGcatgaaaacttattacttattttGGATGCTAAAGTTTTAATTTGTAttccaaaatggaaaaagggatgtgtattttttatttgggggaAGGAAATAGATCATACCAATTCTCAATTTGTTGAAGGGATGCCGAATCTGCCTTACGTTTATGCCATGGACTTTCTTGaggttttgaagaagaaacacGCATCTGGAACATACAAAAAGATGGTTAGGAGAATTCTACCTTCTTGAGAACTGTGCTATGATATTTCAATGAGACTAACAAGGTTAATTTCATGTGGTGTGCTCAGGTTATATATGTTGAAGCATGTGAGAGTGGAAGTATTTTTGAAGGTATAATGCCCCAAGATCTAAACATATATGTAACAACAGCGTCAAATGCACAAGAGAGTAGCTTTGGAATTTATTGTCCAGGGATGGAACCTTCTCCGCCTCCAGAGTACATCACTTGCTTGGGGGACTTGTACAGTGTTGCTTGGATGGAAGATAGGTAAGCAGTATTGCATTTTGAATGCCAAAAAGCTGGTGGGgaattttgaaattgaatggTATTGGTTGAAACTTCTGTAGAATTGAGATGAATTTTTTGCTTAAATCTTATGACACATTACTTAATTGGTTAAACTTTCCTTGATTTTTGCACATAGTATGCATGAATGAAGCTTCAAACATTTATCTTCTTAATATCTATACACGGAGCTGAATTGTACATATTTACTTATGTAGTGAGACTCATAATCTCAAGAAAGAAACAGTAGAACAGCAATACCAGACGGTAAGATTCGTTATATTTGAGCTTCCCAACATTTTCTGGGTCTTGTACTTagataagcatttttttttcccaatcattttgattttgatactTATTTTGTGTAGGTGATCATTTTGACGTTGATACTTAAATGCTATTTTGTGTAGGTAAAGAACCGGACTTCCAATTTCTTAAATTACAATATAGGTTCCCATGTGATGGAATATGGAAATACAAACATCAAAGCTGAGAAGGTTTATTTGTACCAAGGTTTTGATCCTGCCACCGTGAACCTCCCTCCGAATAATCGCCTCCTTGATACACACATGGAAGTTATTAACCAGAGAGATGCAGAACTTTTCTTCCTGTGGCAGTTGGTAAGCTTAAGCcttttttccctctttaatGAATAAAACAGTGATTAAAAATTACTTGTTCTAAGTTAGCCTAGATACCAGATA
This region includes:
- the LOC126709070 gene encoding legumain yields the protein MTVRHSVCLMSPPTLLILVLLGFEVIGGGRASRLNRWESGIRMPTEKDDAEDVDGEVGTRWAVLVAGSSGYGNYRHQADICHAYQLLKKDGLKEENIVVFMYDDIANNEFNPRPGIIINHPQGSDVYAGVPKDYTGEQVTAENLYAVLLGNKNRVKGGSGKVVDSKPNDRIFVYYSDHGGPGVLGMPNLPYVYAMDFLEVLKKKHASGTYKKMVIYVEACESGSIFEGIMPQDLNIYVTTASNAQESSFGIYCPGMEPSPPPEYITCLGDLYSVAWMEDSETHNLKKETVEQQYQTVKNRTSNFLNYNIGSHVMEYGNTNIKAEKVYLYQGFDPATVNLPPNNRLLDTHMEVINQRDAELFFLWQLYKKLENGSQKDAILKQITETMRHRTHLDGSIELIGTFLYGPHKGSSIFNSVREPGMPLVDDWGCLKSMVRLFESYCGSLTQYGMKHMRAFANICNSAVSKVSVEEAFVAACGGHDPGLLHPSNHGYSA